CTTCATCGCCGCCGATCCCGCGCAGATCGAGGCCGCCGCCCGGATTGGCGCAGCGGTGGTGGAATTGCATACCGGCGCCTTTTGCGACCTTCACGCCGAGGGGCGGATCGAGGCGCGGGATGCCGAGCTGGACCGGCTGCGGAAGATGGCGACCTACGCCCACGACCTGGGGCTGGAGGTCCATGCCGGCCACGGGCTGGCCTATGATACGGTCGCGCCGGTGGCCGCTTTCACCGAGCTGCGCGAGCTCAATATCGGGCATTTCCTGATCGGCGAGGCGCTTTTTCTCGGCCTAGGCCCGGCTATCGCGGAAATGCGGCGGCGGATGGACGAGGCGCGCGTATGAGCAGGGGCGGGACCAGGAGTTCTTCAGAACACCTTGGCAGAAATCTGCGGACGGTGTTGTGGCGGTGCCCGGCAATGGGGGCGCGCCCGTGATCCTCGGCATCGGCACCGATCTGGCCAATATCGAGCGTGTGCAGCGCACGCTCGACCTGTTCGGCGACCGGTTCCGCACGCGCGTCTTCACCGAGGTCGAACAGCGCAAGGCCGAGCGGCGCGCCGATGTAGCGGGCACCTATGCCAAGCGCTGGGCCGCCAAGGAGGCCTGCTCCAAGGCGCTGGGTACCGGGCTGCGCATGGGCATCGCCTGGAAGGACATGAGCGTTGCCAACCTGGGGACCGGACAGCCGGTGATGCGGCTGTCCGGCTGGGCCGCCGAGCGTCTGGCCGAGATGACGCCGGCAGGCCACGAGGCCATCGTCCACGTGTCCCTTACTGACGACCACCCGTGGGCGCAGGCCTTCGTGGTGATCGAGGCGGTGCCCTCCGGCGCCGATGACCCGACGGCGCCTTGACAGCCCATGCCTGCGACCGCAAGAAGCGACGATCGAACAGAAGGCAGGACCGGGCATATGGCGAAGACGGGCGAGAAGCAGCAGGGCGGTCTGTGGGAGACCGTCAAGACGATCTTCTGGGCGCTCCTGATCGCCGGGATCTTCCG
This genomic window from Rhodovulum sp. ES.010 contains:
- the acpS gene encoding holo-ACP synthase, which produces MILGIGTDLANIERVQRTLDLFGDRFRTRVFTEVEQRKAERRADVAGTYAKRWAAKEACSKALGTGLRMGIAWKDMSVANLGTGQPVMRLSGWAAERLAEMTPAGHEAIVHVSLTDDHPWAQAFVVIEAVPSGADDPTAP